From the genome of Halomonas sp. I5-271120, one region includes:
- a CDS encoding biliverdin-producing heme oxygenase, whose protein sequence is MALMAQALTVSRHAGLRTILRDETSELHRRVERHPLLAPLMKPGLTRQAYALVLKAFHEFYVALEPWLLPALQRGWPDPGLYHYQCRAALLAHDLRDLGYRPMTPPARPLACESPIELDSRGSVLGVLYVLEGATQGGRVIAPRVVRELGLSPGFGARYFHLYADQCWDDVLALMAAPSLQSCSRRAVESARQTFLTLQVHLDRWHQVGLRS, encoded by the coding sequence GTTGCGTACGATCCTGCGTGATGAAACGAGTGAATTGCATCGACGCGTCGAGCGTCACCCCCTGCTTGCGCCATTGATGAAGCCAGGCCTGACGCGTCAGGCCTATGCATTGGTGCTAAAAGCTTTTCATGAATTCTATGTGGCGCTGGAGCCATGGCTGCTACCAGCGCTGCAACGTGGATGGCCCGACCCAGGGCTATATCATTACCAGTGCCGCGCGGCACTGCTTGCCCATGACCTTCGTGATCTTGGCTATCGGCCCATGACACCTCCTGCTCGCCCCTTGGCCTGCGAGTCACCTATCGAGCTTGACTCGCGCGGGAGCGTGTTGGGAGTGCTATATGTGTTAGAAGGCGCTACTCAGGGAGGACGCGTGATAGCGCCGCGCGTTGTCCGAGAATTGGGGCTGTCGCCGGGCTTTGGAGCGCGCTATTTCCATTTGTACGCCGATCAGTGCTGGGATGATGTTCTCGCGCTGATGGCGGCTCCCTCGTTGCAGTCCTGTTCTCGCCGCGCGGTGGAAAGTGCCAGACAGACCTTTCTTACCTTGCAGGTTCATCTTGATCGCTGGCATCAAGTCGGCCTGCGGAGCTGA